The genomic region GTGAACATCATCGTGTATGCCGGGGCGATCATGGTCCTGTTCCTCTTTACGATCATGTTCTTGAACATGAAGAAGGACGATGAGGAGGCAAAAACCAATCTGACCAAAATTGCGGCCGTCATCGTTGGCGGCGTTCTGCTGGTCATCATGGTGACGGTGTTCCGGGTGGCCCAGGTCGCCCCGGTCGATACGATCACCTACAACCCCCAGGTGGGCATGGTGGAAGGTCTCGGAATGGTGTTGTACAAAGATTATCTGCTGCCGTTTGAACTGGCTTCCGTCCTGTTTCTGGTTGCTATGGTTGGGGCTGTTATGCTCGGAAAGCGCGAAGCGGGCGACCGGCATTTCTAAGCCTGACAAGTTCTTCAACAAAAAAAAGCCGCGTCTGCAGACGCGGCTTTTTTTTGTGGCAAAAAGACGGCACTTAAGGTAACTGGGTGACTTCCGGATGGTCACCGGCCGACAGTTCTTTCCGAATTCCGACGTAGATGCCAGCCGTAGTACCCAGCACCTTTCCGGAATCAAACGCAAAGGACGAATTCAGTTTAAGCTCTCCCAGAACTGGTAATTCGAACGGGGAGGTGACGTTCAGGATGGTTGATAGCTGCGTCGGAGCGTCGGGGAAAGGGTTGCTGTAGGTGCCGTAATTCTTGCTGTACGACGTTTTCAGGTACCATTCTGTCCGTCGGCCGAGCGTGCCGCTGGCGGCCAGGTGCACAACAATGACCCGGTTGTTCGAAATTGCGCCCCGGGGCAGACCCGGAGCGAGGTCCGAACCGGGCGTGATAAACGGAGAGCCAATGACGCGCCCGTTGTAGGTCCAGCCTTCCTGATACTGCGAGTGGTTGAAATAATCGTCCCGGCCACGCAGTTTGTCCTTCCCGTCTTCGAGAATGAACGAGCTGCCCCCCTGACTCTTGGTGTACAGCAGTTCGCCCAGCACTTCGTTGATCCGGAAATAAGCCCGGCGCGGGCGGCGGTTTTGCAGCCGAATGCCGTTGAGGCCGTCCGCAATGTTGGTCAGGTAAAACAGGGAGCCGTCGTCAAAGAGGCTCTGGCGGTACAGGAAAAGGTTGAAATCGCCCATCCGGATGTCCATGCCCAGATCCACCGTGCCGAGGTGGTTGCCAATCCGGTTGTCCTCCATGCTGGTGAGCGTCGAGTCGAACTGGGTCGGACGATGGGTTCCGGTGACAACCCAGTAGTAAT from Tellurirhabdus rosea harbors:
- a CDS encoding NADH-quinone oxidoreductase subunit J family protein, yielding MNDIIPLLKSGQPVVYLFATLTVLTLLAASYVVTARNPIHSVLALILTFFCLSGHYILLNAQFLAAVNIIVYAGAIMVLFLFTIMFLNMKKDDEEAKTNLTKIAAVIVGGVLLVIMVTVFRVAQVAPVDTITYNPQVGMVEGLGMVLYKDYLLPFELASVLFLVAMVGAVMLGKREAGDRHF
- a CDS encoding capsule assembly Wzi family protein; its protein translation is MKLWPCSLLLSLLGFSGQAIAQRAYFPRSHHFYAEAGVYISDSSRTPFWMRANQYSTVPYNTPAGTFRIGLRSDYGRPLLSGGRVTHKRFDWGYGVELVTNSERIAGNWNRTILLPEAYAKVRFHFIELWAGKRREVIGLADSTLSTGSYAWSGNAMPLPKIQLGTPGFVSVPFTKDLFAFNGFYSHGWFDKPGFVTNSYLHQKALHIRFGRPDWGFRLYGGFNHHVQWAGFAPALPYYLARNGYLPSRLKDYYWVVTGTHRPTQFDSTLTSMEDNRIGNHLGTVDLGMDIRMGDFNLFLYRQSLFDDGSLFYLTNIADGLNGIRLQNRRPRRAYFRINEVLGELLYTKSQGGSSFILEDGKDKLRGRDDYFNHSQYQEGWTYNGRVIGSPFITPGSDLAPGLPRGAISNNRVIVVHLAASGTLGRRTEWYLKTSYSKNYGTYSNPFPDAPTQLSTILNVTSPFELPVLGELKLNSSFAFDSGKVLGTTAGIYVGIRKELSAGDHPEVTQLP